One genomic segment of Manis pentadactyla isolate mManPen7 chromosome 1, mManPen7.hap1, whole genome shotgun sequence includes these proteins:
- the EIF2B5 gene encoding translation initiation factor eIF-2B subunit epsilon isoform X1 has translation MATTAVALPGGVASRANKRGSSGPGGGGGAGPKVAEEEPPPPLQAVLVADSFNRRFFPISKDQPRVLLPLANVALIDYTLEFLTATGVQETFVFCCWKAAQIKEHLLKSKWCRPTSLNVVRIITSELYRSLGDVLRDVDAKALVRSDFLLVYGDVISNINITRALEEHRLRRKLEKNVSVMTMIFKESSPSHRTRCLEDNVVVAVDSATNRVLHFQKTQGLRRFSFPLSLFQGSRDAVEIRYDLLDCHISICSPQVAQLFTDNFDYQTRNDFVRGLLVNEEILGNQIHMYVTTREYGARVSNLHMYAAVCADIIRRWVYPLTPEANFTDSTVQSCTHSRHNIYRGSEVSLGHGSILEENVLLGSGTVIGSNCSITNSVIGPGCHIGDNVVLDQAYLWQGVRVAAGAQIHQSLLCDNAMVKEQVTLKPRCVLTSQVVVGPDIILPEGSVISMHPPDAEEDEDDGQFSDDSGADQEKEKVKQKGYNPAEVGVAGQGYLWKAADMNTEEEEELRQNLWGLTINMVEESETESERSMDSEELDSRAGSPQMDDIKVFQNEVLGTLQRGKEENISCDNLVLEINSLKYAYNISLKEVMQVLSRVVLEFPLQQMDSPLDPNRYCALLLPLLKAWSPVFRNYVKRAADHLETLAAIEDFFLDHEALGTSMAKVLMAFYQLEILAEETILSWFSQRETTDKGWQLRRNQQLQRFIQWLKEAEEESSEDD, from the exons ATGGCGACCACTGCTGTGGCGCTGCCGGGTGGGGTGGCCAGTCGGGCCAACAAGCGCGGCAGCAGTGGGCCGGGAGGCGGCGGCGGTGCGGGACCCAAAGTGGCCGAGGAGGAACCGCCGCCACCTCTGCAAGCGGTTCTGGTGGCAGATAGCTTCAACCGCCGTTTCTTCCCCATCTCCAAGGACCAGCCTCGG GTCCTCTTGCCCCTGGCCAATGTGGCACTAATTGACTACACTCTGGAATTTTTGACTGCCACAGGTGTACAGGAAacctttgtcttttgttgctgGAAGGCTGCTCAAATCAAGGAACATTTACT GAAGTCCAAGTGGTGCCGCCCTACATCCCTCAATGTGGTTCGGATAATTACATCAGAGCTATATCGATCACTGGGGGATGTTCTCCGTGATGTTGATGCCAAGGCCTTGGTGCGCTCTGACTTCCTTCTGGTGTATGGGGATGTCATCTCAAACATCAATATTACCAGAGCCCTGGAGGAACACAG ATTGAGGCGGaagctagaaaaaaatgtatctgtgATGACAATGATCTTCAAGGAGTCATCCCCCAGCCACCGAACTCGTTGCCTTGAGGATAATGTGGTAGTGGCTGTGGATAGTGCCACAAACCGGGTTCTCCATTTCCAGAAGACCCAAGGCCTCCGacgtttttcttttcctctg AGCTTATTCCAGGGCAGTCGAGATGCAGTAGAGATCCGCTATGATTTACTGGATTGTCATATCAGCATCTGTTCTCCTCAG GTGGCTCAACTCTTTACAGACAACTTTGACTACCAAACTCGAAATGACTTTGTCCGAGGCCTATTAGTGAATGAGGAG ATCCTAGGAAACCAGATCCACATGTATGTGACAACTAGGGAATATGGTGCCCGGGTCTCCAACCTACACATGTATGCAGCTGTCTGCGCTGACATCATCCGCCGATGGGTCTACCCTCTCACTCCAGAGGCAAACTTCACTGACAGCACAGTCCAGAGCTGTACTCATTCCCGGCACAACATCTACCGAGGTTCTGAGGTCAGCCTCGGCCACGGCAGCATCCTGGAGGAAAATGTGCTCCTAGGCTCTGGCACTGTTATTGGCAGTAATTGCTCTATCACCAACAGTGTCATTGGCCCTGGCTGTCACATTG GTGATAACGTGGTGTTGGACCAGGCCTACCTGTGGCAGGGTGTCCGAGTGGCTGCTGGAGCACAAATCCATCAGTCTCTGCTCTGTGACAATGCTATGGTCAAGGAACAAGTTACACTGAAGCCAcgctgtgtccttacttcccag GTGGTAGTTGGCCCAGACATCATACTGCCTGAGGGCTCAGTGATATCTATGCACCCTCCAGATGCAGAAGAAGATGAGGATGATGGTCAGTTTAGTGATGATTCTGGGGCTGAccaagaaaaggagaaagtgaAGCAGAAAG GTTATAATCCAGCAGAAGTTGGAGTTGCAGGCCAGGGCTACCTCTGGAAAGCTGCAGACATGAacacagaggaagaggaggaattaCGGCAGAATCTGTGGG GACTCACAATCAACATGGTAGAAGAGAGTGAAACTGAGAGTGAGCGAAGTATGGATTCTGAGGAGCTAGATAGCCGGGCAGGCTCCCCACAGATGGATGACATTAAAG TATTCCAGAACGAAGTCCTGGGAACACTGCAGCGGGGCAAGGAGGAGAACATTTCTTGTGACAATCTAGTCCTAGAGATCAACTCTCTCAA GTACGCCTACAACATAAGCCTAAAGGAGGTGATGCAGGTACTGAGCCGCGTGGTCCTGGAGTTCCCCCTGCAGCAAATGGATTCCCCACTCGATCCAAACCGCTACTGTGCCCTGCTGCTTCCC CTGCTCAAGGCCTGGAGCCCTGTTTTTAGAAACTACGTAAAGCGTGCAGCTGATCATTTGGAAACATTAGCAGCCATTGAGGACTTCTTTCTGGACCATGAAGCTCTTGGTACTTCCATGGCCAAG GTACTGATGGCTTTTTATCAGCTGGAGATCCTGGCAGAAGAAACAATCCTGAGCTGGTTCAGCCAAAGGGAAACAACTGACAAGGGCTGGCAGTTGCGCAGGAACCAACAG CTGCAGAGGTTCATCCAGTGGCTGAAAGAGGCAGAAGAGGAATCATCTGAAGATGACTGA
- the EIF2B5 gene encoding translation initiation factor eIF-2B subunit epsilon isoform X2 has product MATTAVALPGGVASRANKRGSSGPGGGGGAGPKVAEEEPPPPLQAVLVADSFNRRFFPISKDQPRVLLPLANVALIDYTLEFLTATGVQETFVFCCWKAAQIKEHLLKSKWCRPTSLNVVRIITSELYRSLGDVLRDVDAKALVRSDFLLVYGDVISNINITRALEEHRLRRKLEKNVSVMTMIFKESSPSHRTRCLEDNVVVAVDSATNRVLHFQKTQGLRRFSFPLSLFQGSRDAVEIRYDLLDCHISICSPQVAQLFTDNFDYQTRNDFVRGLLVNEEILGNQIHMYVTTREYGARVSNLHMYAAVCADIIRRWVYPLTPEANFTDSTVQSCTHSRHNIYRGSEVSLGHGSILEENVLLGSGTVIGSNCSITNSVIGPGCHIGYNPAEVGVAGQGYLWKAADMNTEEEEELRQNLWGLTINMVEESETESERSMDSEELDSRAGSPQMDDIKVFQNEVLGTLQRGKEENISCDNLVLEINSLKYAYNISLKEVMQVLSRVVLEFPLQQMDSPLDPNRYCALLLPLLKAWSPVFRNYVKRAADHLETLAAIEDFFLDHEALGTSMAKVLMAFYQLEILAEETILSWFSQRETTDKGWQLRRNQQLQRFIQWLKEAEEESSEDD; this is encoded by the exons ATGGCGACCACTGCTGTGGCGCTGCCGGGTGGGGTGGCCAGTCGGGCCAACAAGCGCGGCAGCAGTGGGCCGGGAGGCGGCGGCGGTGCGGGACCCAAAGTGGCCGAGGAGGAACCGCCGCCACCTCTGCAAGCGGTTCTGGTGGCAGATAGCTTCAACCGCCGTTTCTTCCCCATCTCCAAGGACCAGCCTCGG GTCCTCTTGCCCCTGGCCAATGTGGCACTAATTGACTACACTCTGGAATTTTTGACTGCCACAGGTGTACAGGAAacctttgtcttttgttgctgGAAGGCTGCTCAAATCAAGGAACATTTACT GAAGTCCAAGTGGTGCCGCCCTACATCCCTCAATGTGGTTCGGATAATTACATCAGAGCTATATCGATCACTGGGGGATGTTCTCCGTGATGTTGATGCCAAGGCCTTGGTGCGCTCTGACTTCCTTCTGGTGTATGGGGATGTCATCTCAAACATCAATATTACCAGAGCCCTGGAGGAACACAG ATTGAGGCGGaagctagaaaaaaatgtatctgtgATGACAATGATCTTCAAGGAGTCATCCCCCAGCCACCGAACTCGTTGCCTTGAGGATAATGTGGTAGTGGCTGTGGATAGTGCCACAAACCGGGTTCTCCATTTCCAGAAGACCCAAGGCCTCCGacgtttttcttttcctctg AGCTTATTCCAGGGCAGTCGAGATGCAGTAGAGATCCGCTATGATTTACTGGATTGTCATATCAGCATCTGTTCTCCTCAG GTGGCTCAACTCTTTACAGACAACTTTGACTACCAAACTCGAAATGACTTTGTCCGAGGCCTATTAGTGAATGAGGAG ATCCTAGGAAACCAGATCCACATGTATGTGACAACTAGGGAATATGGTGCCCGGGTCTCCAACCTACACATGTATGCAGCTGTCTGCGCTGACATCATCCGCCGATGGGTCTACCCTCTCACTCCAGAGGCAAACTTCACTGACAGCACAGTCCAGAGCTGTACTCATTCCCGGCACAACATCTACCGAGGTTCTGAGGTCAGCCTCGGCCACGGCAGCATCCTGGAGGAAAATGTGCTCCTAGGCTCTGGCACTGTTATTGGCAGTAATTGCTCTATCACCAACAGTGTCATTGGCCCTGGCTGTCACATTG GTTATAATCCAGCAGAAGTTGGAGTTGCAGGCCAGGGCTACCTCTGGAAAGCTGCAGACATGAacacagaggaagaggaggaattaCGGCAGAATCTGTGGG GACTCACAATCAACATGGTAGAAGAGAGTGAAACTGAGAGTGAGCGAAGTATGGATTCTGAGGAGCTAGATAGCCGGGCAGGCTCCCCACAGATGGATGACATTAAAG TATTCCAGAACGAAGTCCTGGGAACACTGCAGCGGGGCAAGGAGGAGAACATTTCTTGTGACAATCTAGTCCTAGAGATCAACTCTCTCAA GTACGCCTACAACATAAGCCTAAAGGAGGTGATGCAGGTACTGAGCCGCGTGGTCCTGGAGTTCCCCCTGCAGCAAATGGATTCCCCACTCGATCCAAACCGCTACTGTGCCCTGCTGCTTCCC CTGCTCAAGGCCTGGAGCCCTGTTTTTAGAAACTACGTAAAGCGTGCAGCTGATCATTTGGAAACATTAGCAGCCATTGAGGACTTCTTTCTGGACCATGAAGCTCTTGGTACTTCCATGGCCAAG GTACTGATGGCTTTTTATCAGCTGGAGATCCTGGCAGAAGAAACAATCCTGAGCTGGTTCAGCCAAAGGGAAACAACTGACAAGGGCTGGCAGTTGCGCAGGAACCAACAG CTGCAGAGGTTCATCCAGTGGCTGAAAGAGGCAGAAGAGGAATCATCTGAAGATGACTGA